Proteins from a genomic interval of Watersipora subatra chromosome 10, tzWatSuba1.1, whole genome shotgun sequence:
- the LOC137406796 gene encoding uncharacterized protein, which yields MIPGASSHTDKDIKPASYPLLGLWSARASLKELSPLLETGFGKRGKATAGVPAADCTKAKQPRRRTKATRDSVNAKGWSQPARIRPREFHAQEKPVEKRNYYQSLSEASPDAFQIPDAAYTPLSELQGRYQKRKRVTTKAPRTTPTRRDNRKPLLKAAGLALSSSQERRPQERRPLERRPLERRPQERRPQERRPQERRPQERRPQERRPQERRPQERRPQERRPQERRPQERRPQERRPQERRPQERRPQERRPQEPWVNPGHETTPRTNFAPLQREGTSSPSEDALENTAMARALSLHQLSPSRKSGEAAHPVSTGRVVYHKPAK from the coding sequence ATGATTCCAGGAGCGAGTTCACACACAGACAAAGATATTAAGCCAGCCAGCTACCCTTTGCTGGGGTTGTGGTCAGCCAGGGCCAGTTTGAAAGAACTGTCCCCGCTACTCGAAACTGGCTTTGGAAAACGAGGGAAGGCCACAGCAGGAGTTCCGGCTGCTGACTGTACCAAAGCCAAACAACCCCGGAGACGTACCAAAGCAACGCGGGATTCGGTGAACGCTAAAGGatggtctcaaccagcaaggatTAGACCGAGGGAATTTCATGCACAGGAAAAGCCTGTGGAAAAACGAAATTATTATCAGTCATTGAGTGAGGCCAGCCCTGACGCTTTTCAGATTCCAGATGCTGCCTACACCCCTCTGAGCGAGCTGCAAGGGCGTTACCAGAAACGTAAGAGGGTGACTACCAAGGCACCGAGAACCACCCCCACAAGACGGGATAATCGGAAGCCTCTCTTAAAAGCGGCAGGGCTGGCACTTTCCTCGTCTCAGGAGCGGCGACCTCAGGAGCGGCGACCTCTGGAGCGGCGACCTCTGGAGCGGCGACCTCAGGAGCGGCGACCTCAGGAGCGGCGACCTCAGGAGCGGCGACCTCAGGAGCGGCGACCTCAGGAGCGGCGACCTCAAGAGCGGCGACCTCAGGAGCGGCGACCTCAGGAGCGGCGACCTCAGGAGCGGCGACCTCAGGAGCGGCGACCTCAGGAGCGGCGACCTCAGGAGCGGCGACCTCAGGAGCGGCGACCTCAGGAGCGGCGACCTCAGGAGCCGTGGGTCAACCCCGGACACGAGACGACCCCAAGAACTAACTTTGCCCCGTTGCAAAGGGAGGGTACTTCAAGCCCCTCAGAAGATGCCCTGGAGAACACTGCTATGGCACGGGCCCTCAGCCTCCATCAGCTATCTCCTTCCAGGAAGAGTGGAGAGgcggcccatccagtttctACTGGCCGCGTGGTGTACCACAAACCTGCTAAATAA